DNA from Brassica napus cultivar Da-Ae chromosome C4, Da-Ae, whole genome shotgun sequence:
AAAACCAAATACATGGTTGAAGGAATACACAACCACAAATGTGTATTCCTTCAAGGAGCATGGACGAAGAAGATAGTGTCACGAACACAGATTAATTAGGGTGGTTCACAAGGAACATAAAACCGGGAATGAgacgatgttttttttttccttgggaGTAAGATAGTCTCAGGTTGTTTTCCTTGGAAAATATGTCAAACAAACAAGTCTTATTTACAGAATATATCAAACCAAGCAATTATGTGGATGACACAAATGCGAATCGAAGACCACAAAAATGcgttaaaaatatgtataacaaAAAGCAGAAGGGAAAAGAAATGACGAGGGGcttaataaacatgaaaaagTTAAAGATGTCGAACATAATAATAAAAGTGGTTCTTGTACAACTCAAACAATTCTCCACTGAAGAGAGTTCcatgaaacacaaataaaataaaataaaaagagacaAGGGGGAATGAAACAGAGAGTGTGTGTGTTTACGAGAGACATAAACACCAAAATAAATTCTACTTAGGAATGGGATTTGGAGCCTGGTAGTTGAGAGTCCTCCGGAAGAGCATGATGTGTGGCTCAGGGCGATGAATAGCGTAGTGGACCCATCCACGGCTTTGCTGCACTCCTATAGCTCTCCATTCACTCTGCCACAAAAACCAAAAGACGACCGACGACTTTTTAAAACTCTCAAAATCAAGGAACTCAGAAACaatgaaaacattaaacttTAAATGATTTGCAAGTCAAAAGTAGTAATAGACAACATGAAATGCTTATGGTGAGATCACAAACAAAGAAACGCATCAATGATGATGATCAAACTTCAAatcctcatctctctctc
Protein-coding regions in this window:
- the LOC106394808 gene encoding cyclin-dependent kinases regulatory subunit 2 — encoded protein: MARIEYSDKYFDDTYEYRHVVLPPEVAKLLPKNRILAESEWRAIGVQQSRGWVHYAIHRPEPHIMLFRRTLNYQAPNPIPK